From Candida dubliniensis CD36 chromosome 7, complete sequence, the proteins below share one genomic window:
- a CDS encoding acyl-coA-binding protein, putative (Similar to S. cerevisiae ACB1;~has been marked up in CGD, but is not yet in UniProt (as of May 2007);~spliced gene): protein MVSAEFEEKANQVSNLSKRPSDDELLKLYGLYKQATVGDNNTDKPGTFDFKGKYKWQAWKDLEGKSQEDAEKEYIAFATELISKYN from the exons ATGGTATCTGcagaatttgaagaaaaa GCTAATCAAGTTTCCAATTTATCTAAAAGACCAAGcgatgatgaattattgaaattgtatGGATTATATAAACAAGCTACTGttggtgataataatactgACAAACCAGGtacttttgattttaagGGTAAATATAAATGGCAAGCTTGGAAAGATTTAGAAGGTAAAAGTCAAGAAGATGCcgaaaaagaatatattgCCTTTGCAACTGAATTGATTTCTAAATACAATTAG